The proteins below are encoded in one region of Colletotrichum lupini chromosome 5, complete sequence:
- a CDS encoding iron/manganese superoxide dismutase produces the protein MASKSVDAVGRPTCAQSVSLSLSSQNESERVADRGVTNNMLANHSTSDPNFGTGGPCTGFLAYGLVEMPESSVGVSTMTHAMSEWSRSMRRRKGSHQGVCHILGLNGHGKGESCCLDDEIAQYTLPKLPYAYDALEPHISPQIMELHHSKHHQTYVTNLNKAIETYNANPLQSRFTVLAALNFHGGGHINHSLFWENLSPASSPDASPDAAPKLIAEVTRIWGSLDQFKAAFNAALLGITGSGWGWLVKDDVTGLSIVTTKDQDPVTKGVPIFGVDMWEHAYYLQYLNGKAAYVENIWNVINWKTSELRRSSENIVCSQDEEARVLSQGAVRDSCITHLIIHLFQRDLPQPNQAAGRAEEN, from the exons ATGGCTAGCAAGTCGGTGGATGCTGTTGGAAGGCCGACTT GTGCTCAATCTGTCTCTCTATCCCTGTCATCCCAAAACGAGAGTGAACGGGTCGCGGACCGGGGCGTCACTAACAATATGTTGGCCAATCATAGCACATCTGACCCCAATTTTGGGACTGGAGGGCCCTGCACGGGTTTCCTG GCATATGGGCTGGTGGAGATGCCCGAATCGTCGGTGGGCGTTAGCACCATGACCCATGCAATGTCGGAATGGAGCCGGTCAATGAGACGGAGGAAGGGCAGCCATCAAGGTGTTTGTCACATCCTCGGCCTCAACGGACATGGAAAAGGCGAGTCTTGTTGCCTAGATGATGAAAT CGCGCAGTACACGCTACCTAAGCTTCCCTACGCTTACGAT GCTCTCGAGCCTCACATCTCACCTCAAATCATGGAGCTACATCACAGCAAACA TCACCAAACATACGTCACGAACTTGAATAAAGCCATAGAGACCTACAACGCGAACCCTCTCCAAAGTCGATTCACGGTCCTCGCAGCCCTCAACTTTCACGGCGGTGGCCACATCAACCACTCTCTCTTCTGGGAGAACCTCTCCCCAGCTTCAAGCCCGGATGCTTCGCCTGATGCGGCACCGAAGCTGATCGCCGAGGTTACTCGTATCTGGGGTAGCCTTGATCAATTCAAAGCGGCCTTTAATGCCGCTCTGCTTGGTATCACCGGCAGCGGCTGGGGTTGGCTGGTCAAGGACGATGTCACAGGCCTCAGCATCGTTACCACCAAGGACCAGGACCCCGTCACCAAGGGTGTGCCCATCTTTGGTGTCGACATGTGGGAGCACGCGTACTACCTACAG TATCTTAATGGAAAGGCGGCATACGTGGAGAATATCTGGAACGTCATTAACTGGAAGACCTCAGAGCTCAG GCGGTCCTCTGAGAACA TTGTTTGCTCGCAAGACGAAGAGGCGAGGGTACTCTCCCAGGGTGCAGTGCGAGACAGTTGCATCACGCACTTGATCATTCATCTATTCCAGCGGGACCTGCCACAACCAAATCAAGCGGCTGGGCGTGCCGAGGAGAATTGA